A part of Silvimonas soli genomic DNA contains:
- a CDS encoding flagellar hook-length control protein FliK: MAAASSVNSFQAFSASSAGATQQAGHSNGVDFGATLADAQQTAKKATPAPAPSPSPTPAPSPSPAQTQAKQDAAQNADASTDSAAKASKAAAREAAAQDKDNTATDGDTSSWLAMLQAMLMQPATNVTPTDPTAAAATSGTSSTDALASLNAMLTAHQGSVSDDALTASDAKALLQDMKAGDGKAANSMADIAATDGNFLPLLQNAAANSAATTSDTDDTALAQLTAATQQHPIAANQDQTAKPTTAVHQIAVPVTDNKWGDAVAQRVSMMIGKQEQQLDMQLNPPHLGPMEVRLSMAQDQASVIFTSQHAGVREALAAATPRLSALLADQGITLTNVQVASDSLNQQAQQQQMQRQFDGSNGQNQGRSQWGGVVDASQAALTPVTGTIRVPVARSGLNLYI; encoded by the coding sequence ATGGCTGCCGCGTCCTCTGTCAATTCGTTTCAAGCGTTTTCCGCCAGCTCTGCCGGGGCGACGCAACAAGCTGGCCACAGCAATGGCGTAGACTTTGGCGCAACGCTGGCCGATGCGCAGCAGACTGCCAAAAAGGCAACACCAGCGCCGGCGCCATCACCGTCTCCAACGCCGGCACCATCCCCCAGCCCGGCCCAGACCCAAGCCAAACAAGACGCCGCACAAAACGCTGACGCCAGTACTGATAGTGCGGCCAAAGCCAGCAAGGCCGCTGCACGCGAGGCCGCCGCGCAAGACAAAGACAACACAGCGACTGATGGCGATACCTCGTCGTGGCTGGCGATGTTGCAAGCCATGCTGATGCAGCCCGCCACCAACGTTACACCTACCGATCCAACCGCCGCGGCTGCAACGTCTGGTACTAGCTCGACGGACGCCCTGGCCTCGCTGAACGCCATGCTGACAGCGCACCAGGGCAGCGTTAGCGACGACGCACTAACGGCGAGCGATGCCAAAGCGCTGTTGCAGGATATGAAAGCGGGAGACGGCAAAGCGGCGAATTCCATGGCGGATATTGCCGCAACCGACGGCAATTTCTTGCCGCTTTTGCAAAATGCCGCCGCTAATAGCGCCGCGACCACCAGCGATACGGACGACACCGCGCTGGCGCAATTGACGGCCGCGACTCAGCAACACCCCATCGCGGCCAATCAGGATCAAACTGCCAAACCGACCACCGCAGTTCACCAGATCGCCGTGCCGGTGACTGACAACAAGTGGGGCGACGCCGTGGCGCAACGGGTGTCGATGATGATTGGCAAGCAAGAACAACAACTGGATATGCAACTGAATCCGCCGCATCTGGGCCCGATGGAAGTGCGTTTGTCCATGGCGCAAGACCAGGCGAGCGTGATCTTCACTTCGCAGCACGCTGGTGTGCGTGAGGCGCTGGCAGCGGCAACACCACGGTTGTCGGCATTGCTGGCCGATCAGGGCATTACCCTGACCAATGTGCAGGTGGCGTCAGACTCGCTTAACCAGCAAGCACAACAGCAACAAATGCAACGCCAGTTTGATGGCAGCAACGGCCAGAATCAGGGGCGCAGTCAGTGGGGGGGAGTCGTCGACGCCAGTCAGGCGGCACTGACACCGGTAACCGGCACAATCCGCGTACCTGTCGCGCGTTCCGGTTTGAATCTATATATCTAG